A part of Aspergillus flavus chromosome 1, complete sequence genomic DNA contains:
- a CDS encoding UDP-Glc/Gal endoplasmic reticulum nucleotide sugar transporter (UDP-galactose transporter protein 1) gives MARQKQATPLQRATSSELMHMAPEGTDSQAKQQNGNAKKLAANGSASKGQVAHEAALETPGLAQLAICVLGIYASFLSWGVLQEAITTVSYHVRPPTAAEPEPPTERFTFSIVLNTIQSTFAAITGFLYLFFSTPAGQKIPSIFPTKKILFPLFLVSISSSLASPFGYASLAHIDYLTFILAKSCKLLPVMFLHLTIFRKRYPLYKYGVVLLVTLGVATFTLHHPGTSKKVAASAAKNQSGSSMWGIFLLSINLLLDGLTNTTQDHVFSSPQIYTRFTGPQMMVAQNVLSTLLTSTYLLVMPHLSSTGILHAILPIPIPPSTETELTSAISFLSRHPEALKHVLGFAACGAVGQLFIFYTLSRFSSLLLVTVTVTRKMLTMLLSVFWFGHSLSAGQWLGVGLVFGGIGAEAVVQRQEKKAKERAKAAKSQ, from the exons ATGGCGCGCCAGAAGCAAGCAACGCCCTTGCAACGGGCCACTTCTTCTGAATTGATGCACATGGCCCCGGAGGGAACCGATTCACAAGCAAAGCAACAGAATGGCAATGCTAAGAAGCTCGCTGCCAATGGCAGTGCTTCCAAAGGACAAGTCGCGCACGAAGCTGCTCTGGAGACTCCAGGTTTGGCGCAACTTGCGATTTGTGTCCTTGGGATCTATGCATCGTT TCTCTCTTGGGGCGTCCTTCAAGAAGCGATCACTACAGTTTCATACCATGTCCGTCCTCCAACTGCTGCTGAACCAGAACCTCCTACCGAGCGCTTCACGTTCTCGATTGTCTTGAACACAATCCAGTCTACATTTGCCGCTATCACTGGCTTCCtgtacctttttttctcgACCCCAGCTGGCCAAAAGATACCATCGATCTTCCCGACCAAGAAAATATTGTTCCCTCTGTTCCTCGTTAGCATTTCCTCGTCACTTGCGTCGCCGTTTGGATACGCCAGTCTTGCGCATATTGACTATTTGACATTTATCCTTGCAAAATCGTGCAAGCTCCTGCCAGTCATGTTCCTGCATTTGACTATCTTCCGGAAAAGGTACCCCTTGTATAAATATGGTGTCGTTCTCCTGGTCACCCTCGGAGTCGCGACTTTCACACTCCACCACCCGGGTACAAGCAAGAAGGTCGCCGCATCAGCTGCAAAGAACCAGTCCGGCTCGTCCATGTGGGGaattttcctcctttccatCAATCTTCTCTTGGACGGCCTCACGAACACTACTCAAGATCATGTCTTCAGTTCCCCACAGATCTACACCCGCTTCACGGGGCCGCAGATGATGGTAGCGCAGAATGTACTCTCGACTCTCCTAACTAGCACGTATCTTCTTGTGATGCCCCACCTGTCGTCCACCGGCATTCTGCACGCCATTCTTCCCATTCCCATTCCGCCGTCTACTGAGACAGAATTAACGTCCGCCATTTCCTTCCTGTCGAGGCATCCGGAAGCTCTGAAGCATGTCTTAGGTTTCGCGGCTTGCGGTGCAGTTGGACAGCTGTTTATCTTCTACACCCTTTCCCGCTTTTCGTCTCTGCTCCTGGTTACTGTCACTGTCACACGTAAAATGCTGACCATGCTCCTGAGTGTCTTCTGGTTCGGCCACTCTCTATCTGCTGGACAGTGGCTGGGTGTGGGTCTTGTTTTCGGTGGCATTGGTGCCGAGGCCGTGGTGCaaagacaagagaagaaggcgaaagAGCGGGCGAAGGCTGCAAAGAGCCAGTAA
- the ppci1 gene encoding ppcil, with translation MAPKNKGGDKKGKGNDGGDKGGKGLKPATSINVRHILCEKHSKKEEALEKLRNGSKFDDVAREFSEDKARQGGSLGWKVRGSLDGTFEKAAYELEPSTTANPKYVEVKTGFGYHIIMVEGRK, from the exons ATGGCGCCCAAAAACAAAGGCGGAGACAAGAAAGGCAAGGGAAACGATGGAGGTGATAAGGGGGGCAAGGGATTGAAACCAGCTACTTCGATTAACGTGCGGCATATTCTT TGCGAGAAACAttcgaagaaggaggaggctCTGGAGAAGCTCCGTAATGGGTCTAAGTTTGATGATGTTGCTAGGGAGTTTTCCGAGGATAAAGCGAGACAGG GTGGTTCTCTTGGCTGGAAGGTCCGGGGAAGTCTCGATGGCACATTTGAGAAGGCAGCATATGAACTCGAGCCTAGTACGACAGCGAATCCGAAGTATGTGGAGGTGAAGACCGGATTTGGATACCATATTATCATGGTCGAGGGGCGGAAGTAA